In one Dreissena polymorpha isolate Duluth1 chromosome 7, UMN_Dpol_1.0, whole genome shotgun sequence genomic region, the following are encoded:
- the LOC127837864 gene encoding breast cancer anti-estrogen resistance protein 3 homolog isoform X13, with protein MFIDKCEKSINPCELIGCMLRDEYERYSTPGELIGCMFIDKYERSSTPGRKVPSTQQFQRNQSATAQLSWSQPSLVNSPDYQQVGVPPVSPEQLQHDLLVELQGDPADLKSKAWYHGSVSRQRAEGLVTKNGDFLIRDCISNPGNFVLSCCWKGGPLHFVINSTLFDQGPGKLPKVSYHFEELYFSSVQELVQYYMDECKTITDISGAVITTPIARSMPLSFYDSKYGVINSKVNMHGHTYSNITISRNSSVATTMQSVPPNVTLPNPIASMAMSRSLSGSGLSQQHRSPHTPPFGSPLGTSGFSPKVSPSVSPQQDRRITHVERSGSQPLLSVNDVPVFIPPPMDRADSLPVLQDKYRQVTPVRDMPGTFPLEDSGIYKLATPSLSVSSNAPPVSSSVPQPAYFHHRSGSAPVLTPGFNLTQTFDLLTPPTPNNHHVSDSDLSKAPPPKPSRIPSVKYLKKPDIKVRNKALYEDDDRDYSDYGQVKSEPSWLHEPPTRDKEVNEKMYDNSATQLKSLLEPVDVNQNVSKSESRKISDTKFNILDGHDDSNTPAFPLELNLKGGQKVPAKTNQVMEPKVKIPKIESESSFNVNNNTSKLLPNENKLLEPSVLMCVRTHLLETNAQILAKHLTKVDLEHLKVITDDDLGLKVTSGLELITLPQGKQHRLDVLERIYCLQAFIKVMILTCPKVSDRAAMVSQWIQVAVETKGPLGNHFAFENIMEALVSDQIQRLRDTWMVLRQTHTNSAFMFDTKLRPAFRMLHDGSSSLPVHDVSIPSINPIVHLLERTLDDKSYLPWETTDINNSLDVMLIHLDLARIITAQCGMYKVTGKLRIKDLEICREKYEMFHTVFHLRFLWGFKGAGVNRTERHNKFTMLLTAYSEKIEKADDDGTAV; from the exons GTCGAAAGGTTCCATCCACGCAGCAATTTCAACGGAATCAAAGCGCTACTGCACA ACTCTCCTGGTCGCAACCCTCCCTTGTGAACAGCCCTGACTACCAGCAGGTGGGTGTCCCCCCAGTGTCACCTGAGCAACTGCAGCATGACCTCCTAGTGGAGCTACAGGGCGACCCCGCGGACTTAAAGAGCAAGGCCTGGTACCACGGGAGCGTTTCCCGGCAACGAGCAGAGGGTTTGGTCACCAAAAACGGTGACTTTCTGATACGAGACTGCATCTCAAATCCTGGGAACTTTGTCTTGAGCTGCTGCTGGAAGGGGGGTCCTTTGCATTTCGTGATAAATTCCACGCTTTTTGATCAGGGACCAGGAAAACTGCCGAAAGTTTCCTATCATTTTGAAGAGCTGTATTTTAGCAGTGTTCAGGAGCTTGTTCAGTATTACATGGACGAGTGTAAGACAATCACAGACATATCTGGGGCAGTTATCACCACCCCAATAGCACGTTCCATGCCCTTAAGCTTCTATGATAGTAAATACGGAGTGATCAACTCTAAAGTAAATATGCATGGACACACCTATAGCAATATCACTATATCTCGGAATTCTTCTGTTGCAACTACAATGCAAAGTGTTCCTCCAAATGTCACCCTTCCAAACCCAATAGCTTCCATGGCTATGAGTCGCAGTCTGTCAGGGTCAGGTTTATCCCAGCAACACAGGTCACCACATACACCCCCTTTTGGAAGCCCCCTTGGGACCTCAGGTTTCAGCCCAAAGGTCAGTCCTTCAGTGAGCCCCCAACAGGACCGCAGAATTACGCATGTGGAACGTTCCGGAAGTCAGCCATTGCTGTCTGTGAATGATGTGCCTGTATTCATCCCACCACCTATGGACAGGGCTGATAGTCTGCCTGTTCTGCAAGACAAGTACAGACAAGTGACTCCTGTCAGAGATATGCCAGGAACTTTCCCCTTGGAAGACTCCGGAATCTATAAACTAGCTACTCCCAGTTTGTCGGTGAGTTCTAATGCCCCTCCAGTTTCATCTTCTGTACCCCAGCCAGCATACTTCCATCACAGGTCAGGGAGCGCCCCTGTGTTGACCCCAGGCTTCAACCTCACTCAGACCTTTGACCTGCTGACACCGCCCACTCCAAACAACCACCATGTGTCTGACAGTGATCTCTCTAAAGCCCCACCCCCAAAACCCAGCAGGATACCGTCTGTGAAGTACTTGAAGAAGCCTGACATCAAAGTTAGAAACAAGGCCCTTTATGAAGACGATGATAGGGATTATAGTGACTATGGTCAAGTCAAGTCTGAGCCAAGTTGGCTCCATGAACCACCAACTCGTGACAAAGAAGTCAATGAAAAGATGTATGATAATAGTGCTACACAGTTAAAATCTTTGTTAGAACCTGTTGATGTAAATCAAAATGTTTCAAAAAGTGAAAGCAGAAAAATCTCAGATACTAAGTTTAATATTCTTGATGGACATGATGATTCTAACACCCCTGCTTTTCCTTTGGAATTAAATCTAAAAGGAGGCCAAAAAGTTCCAGCAAAGACAAATCAAGTAATGGAACCAaaagtgaaaataccaaaaatagaAAGTGAGTCCAGTTTTAATGTGAATAATAACACATCAAAATTGCTGCCGAATGAGAACAAACTGCTAGAGCCATCAGTGTTAATGTGCGTGAGAACACATCTTCTTGAAACCAATGCTCAGATATTAGCCAAGCACCTGACTAAAGTTGACCTAGAGCATTTGAAGGTCATCACCGATGATGACCTTGGTTTGAAGGTCACCTCTGGACTGGAGCTGATCACTCTGCCACAAGGAAAGCAGCACAGACTGGATGTATTGGAGAG GATCTACTGCCTCCAAGCCTTTATCAAGGTCATGATCCTCACGTGTCCCAAGGTGTCTGATCGTGCGGCCATGGTGTCCCAGTGGATACAGGTTGCCGTGGAAACCAAGGGGCCTCTGGGAAACCACTTTGCCTTTGAGAACATCATGGAGGCTCTGGTGTCAGATCAA ATACAGCGGCTACGCGACACCTGGATGGTCTTACGGCAAACACACACTAACAGTGCATTCATGTTTGACACCAAACTGAGACCAGCATTCCGTATGCTGCACGACGGTAGCAGCTCACTTCCTGTGCATGATGTCAGCATTCCCAGCATCAATCCCATAGTGCACCTGCTGGAGCGGACGCTGGACGACAAGAGTTATCTTCCATGGGAGACAACTGACATCAACAACAGCCTCGACGTGATGCTCATACATCTGGATCTTGCACGGATCATAACAGCTCAGTGTGGGATGTATAAGGTGACTGGAAAGTTGCGGATAAAGGACTTGGAAATCTGCAGAGAAAAATACGAAATGTTTCACACTGTTTTTCATTTGAGATTCCTGTGGGGATTTAAAGGCGCGGGCGTGAACCGAACAGAAAGGCACAATAAGTTCACGATGTTGTTGACAGCGTACTCTGAAAAGATCGAAAAAGCAGATGATGATGGCACTGCTGTTTGA
- the LOC127837864 gene encoding breast cancer anti-estrogen resistance protein 3 homolog isoform X11: MFRDKYERSSTPGELIGCMLRDKYERSSTPGELIGCMFRDKYERSSTPGRKVPSTQQFQRNQSATAQLSWSQPSLVNSPDYQQVGVPPVSPEQLQHDLLVELQGDPADLKSKAWYHGSVSRQRAEGLVTKNGDFLIRDCISNPGNFVLSCCWKGGPLHFVINSTLFDQGPGKLPKVSYHFEELYFSSVQELVQYYMDECKTITDISGAVITTPIARSMPLSFYDSKYGVINSKVNMHGHTYSNITISRNSSVATTMQSVPPNVTLPNPIASMAMSRSLSGSGLSQQHRSPHTPPFGSPLGTSGFSPKVSPSVSPQQDRRITHVERSGSQPLLSVNDVPVFIPPPMDRADSLPVLQDKYRQVTPVRDMPGTFPLEDSGIYKLATPSLSVSSNAPPVSSSVPQPAYFHHRSGSAPVLTPGFNLTQTFDLLTPPTPNNHHVSDSDLSKAPPPKPSRIPSVKYLKKPDIKVRNKALYEDDDRDYSDYGQVKSEPSWLHEPPTRDKEVNEKMYDNSATQLKSLLEPVDVNQNVSKSESRKISDTKFNILDGHDDSNTPAFPLELNLKGGQKVPAKTNQVMEPKVKIPKIESESSFNVNNNTSKLLPNENKLLEPSVLMCVRTHLLETNAQILAKHLTKVDLEHLKVITDDDLGLKVTSGLELITLPQGKQHRLDVLERIYCLQAFIKVMILTCPKVSDRAAMVSQWIQVAVETKGPLGNHFAFENIMEALVSDQIQRLRDTWMVLRQTHTNSAFMFDTKLRPAFRMLHDGSSSLPVHDVSIPSINPIVHLLERTLDDKSYLPWETTDINNSLDVMLIHLDLARIITAQCGMYKVTGKLRIKDLEICREKYEMFHTVFHLRFLWGFKGAGVNRTERHNKFTMLLTAYSEKIEKADDDGTAV; this comes from the exons GTCGAAAGGTTCCATCCACGCAGCAATTTCAACGGAATCAAAGCGCTACTGCACA ACTCTCCTGGTCGCAACCCTCCCTTGTGAACAGCCCTGACTACCAGCAGGTGGGTGTCCCCCCAGTGTCACCTGAGCAACTGCAGCATGACCTCCTAGTGGAGCTACAGGGCGACCCCGCGGACTTAAAGAGCAAGGCCTGGTACCACGGGAGCGTTTCCCGGCAACGAGCAGAGGGTTTGGTCACCAAAAACGGTGACTTTCTGATACGAGACTGCATCTCAAATCCTGGGAACTTTGTCTTGAGCTGCTGCTGGAAGGGGGGTCCTTTGCATTTCGTGATAAATTCCACGCTTTTTGATCAGGGACCAGGAAAACTGCCGAAAGTTTCCTATCATTTTGAAGAGCTGTATTTTAGCAGTGTTCAGGAGCTTGTTCAGTATTACATGGACGAGTGTAAGACAATCACAGACATATCTGGGGCAGTTATCACCACCCCAATAGCACGTTCCATGCCCTTAAGCTTCTATGATAGTAAATACGGAGTGATCAACTCTAAAGTAAATATGCATGGACACACCTATAGCAATATCACTATATCTCGGAATTCTTCTGTTGCAACTACAATGCAAAGTGTTCCTCCAAATGTCACCCTTCCAAACCCAATAGCTTCCATGGCTATGAGTCGCAGTCTGTCAGGGTCAGGTTTATCCCAGCAACACAGGTCACCACATACACCCCCTTTTGGAAGCCCCCTTGGGACCTCAGGTTTCAGCCCAAAGGTCAGTCCTTCAGTGAGCCCCCAACAGGACCGCAGAATTACGCATGTGGAACGTTCCGGAAGTCAGCCATTGCTGTCTGTGAATGATGTGCCTGTATTCATCCCACCACCTATGGACAGGGCTGATAGTCTGCCTGTTCTGCAAGACAAGTACAGACAAGTGACTCCTGTCAGAGATATGCCAGGAACTTTCCCCTTGGAAGACTCCGGAATCTATAAACTAGCTACTCCCAGTTTGTCGGTGAGTTCTAATGCCCCTCCAGTTTCATCTTCTGTACCCCAGCCAGCATACTTCCATCACAGGTCAGGGAGCGCCCCTGTGTTGACCCCAGGCTTCAACCTCACTCAGACCTTTGACCTGCTGACACCGCCCACTCCAAACAACCACCATGTGTCTGACAGTGATCTCTCTAAAGCCCCACCCCCAAAACCCAGCAGGATACCGTCTGTGAAGTACTTGAAGAAGCCTGACATCAAAGTTAGAAACAAGGCCCTTTATGAAGACGATGATAGGGATTATAGTGACTATGGTCAAGTCAAGTCTGAGCCAAGTTGGCTCCATGAACCACCAACTCGTGACAAAGAAGTCAATGAAAAGATGTATGATAATAGTGCTACACAGTTAAAATCTTTGTTAGAACCTGTTGATGTAAATCAAAATGTTTCAAAAAGTGAAAGCAGAAAAATCTCAGATACTAAGTTTAATATTCTTGATGGACATGATGATTCTAACACCCCTGCTTTTCCTTTGGAATTAAATCTAAAAGGAGGCCAAAAAGTTCCAGCAAAGACAAATCAAGTAATGGAACCAaaagtgaaaataccaaaaatagaAAGTGAGTCCAGTTTTAATGTGAATAATAACACATCAAAATTGCTGCCGAATGAGAACAAACTGCTAGAGCCATCAGTGTTAATGTGCGTGAGAACACATCTTCTTGAAACCAATGCTCAGATATTAGCCAAGCACCTGACTAAAGTTGACCTAGAGCATTTGAAGGTCATCACCGATGATGACCTTGGTTTGAAGGTCACCTCTGGACTGGAGCTGATCACTCTGCCACAAGGAAAGCAGCACAGACTGGATGTATTGGAGAG GATCTACTGCCTCCAAGCCTTTATCAAGGTCATGATCCTCACGTGTCCCAAGGTGTCTGATCGTGCGGCCATGGTGTCCCAGTGGATACAGGTTGCCGTGGAAACCAAGGGGCCTCTGGGAAACCACTTTGCCTTTGAGAACATCATGGAGGCTCTGGTGTCAGATCAA ATACAGCGGCTACGCGACACCTGGATGGTCTTACGGCAAACACACACTAACAGTGCATTCATGTTTGACACCAAACTGAGACCAGCATTCCGTATGCTGCACGACGGTAGCAGCTCACTTCCTGTGCATGATGTCAGCATTCCCAGCATCAATCCCATAGTGCACCTGCTGGAGCGGACGCTGGACGACAAGAGTTATCTTCCATGGGAGACAACTGACATCAACAACAGCCTCGACGTGATGCTCATACATCTGGATCTTGCACGGATCATAACAGCTCAGTGTGGGATGTATAAGGTGACTGGAAAGTTGCGGATAAAGGACTTGGAAATCTGCAGAGAAAAATACGAAATGTTTCACACTGTTTTTCATTTGAGATTCCTGTGGGGATTTAAAGGCGCGGGCGTGAACCGAACAGAAAGGCACAATAAGTTCACGATGTTGTTGACAGCGTACTCTGAAAAGATCGAAAAAGCAGATGATGATGGCACTGCTGTTTGA
- the LOC127837864 gene encoding breast cancer anti-estrogen resistance protein 3 homolog isoform X9 — MFRDKYERSNTPGELIGCTCMFIDKYEKSINPCELIGCMLRDKYERYSTPGELIGCMFRDKYERSSTPGRKVPSTQQFQRNQSATAQLSWSQPSLVNSPDYQQVGVPPVSPEQLQHDLLVELQGDPADLKSKAWYHGSVSRQRAEGLVTKNGDFLIRDCISNPGNFVLSCCWKGGPLHFVINSTLFDQGPGKLPKVSYHFEELYFSSVQELVQYYMDECKTITDISGAVITTPIARSMPLSFYDSKYGVINSKVNMHGHTYSNITISRNSSVATTMQSVPPNVTLPNPIASMAMSRSLSGSGLSQQHRSPHTPPFGSPLGTSGFSPKVSPSVSPQQDRRITHVERSGSQPLLSVNDVPVFIPPPMDRADSLPVLQDKYRQVTPVRDMPGTFPLEDSGIYKLATPSLSVSSNAPPVSSSVPQPAYFHHRSGSAPVLTPGFNLTQTFDLLTPPTPNNHHVSDSDLSKAPPPKPSRIPSVKYLKKPDIKVRNKALYEDDDRDYSDYGQVKSEPSWLHEPPTRDKEVNEKMYDNSATQLKSLLEPVDVNQNVSKSESRKISDTKFNILDGHDDSNTPAFPLELNLKGGQKVPAKTNQVMEPKVKIPKIESESSFNVNNNTSKLLPNENKLLEPSVLMCVRTHLLETNAQILAKHLTKVDLEHLKVITDDDLGLKVTSGLELITLPQGKQHRLDVLERIYCLQAFIKVMILTCPKVSDRAAMVSQWIQVAVETKGPLGNHFAFENIMEALVSDQIQRLRDTWMVLRQTHTNSAFMFDTKLRPAFRMLHDGSSSLPVHDVSIPSINPIVHLLERTLDDKSYLPWETTDINNSLDVMLIHLDLARIITAQCGMYKVTGKLRIKDLEICREKYEMFHTVFHLRFLWGFKGAGVNRTERHNKFTMLLTAYSEKIEKADDDGTAV; from the exons GTCGAAAGGTTCCATCCACGCAGCAATTTCAACGGAATCAAAGCGCTACTGCACA ACTCTCCTGGTCGCAACCCTCCCTTGTGAACAGCCCTGACTACCAGCAGGTGGGTGTCCCCCCAGTGTCACCTGAGCAACTGCAGCATGACCTCCTAGTGGAGCTACAGGGCGACCCCGCGGACTTAAAGAGCAAGGCCTGGTACCACGGGAGCGTTTCCCGGCAACGAGCAGAGGGTTTGGTCACCAAAAACGGTGACTTTCTGATACGAGACTGCATCTCAAATCCTGGGAACTTTGTCTTGAGCTGCTGCTGGAAGGGGGGTCCTTTGCATTTCGTGATAAATTCCACGCTTTTTGATCAGGGACCAGGAAAACTGCCGAAAGTTTCCTATCATTTTGAAGAGCTGTATTTTAGCAGTGTTCAGGAGCTTGTTCAGTATTACATGGACGAGTGTAAGACAATCACAGACATATCTGGGGCAGTTATCACCACCCCAATAGCACGTTCCATGCCCTTAAGCTTCTATGATAGTAAATACGGAGTGATCAACTCTAAAGTAAATATGCATGGACACACCTATAGCAATATCACTATATCTCGGAATTCTTCTGTTGCAACTACAATGCAAAGTGTTCCTCCAAATGTCACCCTTCCAAACCCAATAGCTTCCATGGCTATGAGTCGCAGTCTGTCAGGGTCAGGTTTATCCCAGCAACACAGGTCACCACATACACCCCCTTTTGGAAGCCCCCTTGGGACCTCAGGTTTCAGCCCAAAGGTCAGTCCTTCAGTGAGCCCCCAACAGGACCGCAGAATTACGCATGTGGAACGTTCCGGAAGTCAGCCATTGCTGTCTGTGAATGATGTGCCTGTATTCATCCCACCACCTATGGACAGGGCTGATAGTCTGCCTGTTCTGCAAGACAAGTACAGACAAGTGACTCCTGTCAGAGATATGCCAGGAACTTTCCCCTTGGAAGACTCCGGAATCTATAAACTAGCTACTCCCAGTTTGTCGGTGAGTTCTAATGCCCCTCCAGTTTCATCTTCTGTACCCCAGCCAGCATACTTCCATCACAGGTCAGGGAGCGCCCCTGTGTTGACCCCAGGCTTCAACCTCACTCAGACCTTTGACCTGCTGACACCGCCCACTCCAAACAACCACCATGTGTCTGACAGTGATCTCTCTAAAGCCCCACCCCCAAAACCCAGCAGGATACCGTCTGTGAAGTACTTGAAGAAGCCTGACATCAAAGTTAGAAACAAGGCCCTTTATGAAGACGATGATAGGGATTATAGTGACTATGGTCAAGTCAAGTCTGAGCCAAGTTGGCTCCATGAACCACCAACTCGTGACAAAGAAGTCAATGAAAAGATGTATGATAATAGTGCTACACAGTTAAAATCTTTGTTAGAACCTGTTGATGTAAATCAAAATGTTTCAAAAAGTGAAAGCAGAAAAATCTCAGATACTAAGTTTAATATTCTTGATGGACATGATGATTCTAACACCCCTGCTTTTCCTTTGGAATTAAATCTAAAAGGAGGCCAAAAAGTTCCAGCAAAGACAAATCAAGTAATGGAACCAaaagtgaaaataccaaaaatagaAAGTGAGTCCAGTTTTAATGTGAATAATAACACATCAAAATTGCTGCCGAATGAGAACAAACTGCTAGAGCCATCAGTGTTAATGTGCGTGAGAACACATCTTCTTGAAACCAATGCTCAGATATTAGCCAAGCACCTGACTAAAGTTGACCTAGAGCATTTGAAGGTCATCACCGATGATGACCTTGGTTTGAAGGTCACCTCTGGACTGGAGCTGATCACTCTGCCACAAGGAAAGCAGCACAGACTGGATGTATTGGAGAG GATCTACTGCCTCCAAGCCTTTATCAAGGTCATGATCCTCACGTGTCCCAAGGTGTCTGATCGTGCGGCCATGGTGTCCCAGTGGATACAGGTTGCCGTGGAAACCAAGGGGCCTCTGGGAAACCACTTTGCCTTTGAGAACATCATGGAGGCTCTGGTGTCAGATCAA ATACAGCGGCTACGCGACACCTGGATGGTCTTACGGCAAACACACACTAACAGTGCATTCATGTTTGACACCAAACTGAGACCAGCATTCCGTATGCTGCACGACGGTAGCAGCTCACTTCCTGTGCATGATGTCAGCATTCCCAGCATCAATCCCATAGTGCACCTGCTGGAGCGGACGCTGGACGACAAGAGTTATCTTCCATGGGAGACAACTGACATCAACAACAGCCTCGACGTGATGCTCATACATCTGGATCTTGCACGGATCATAACAGCTCAGTGTGGGATGTATAAGGTGACTGGAAAGTTGCGGATAAAGGACTTGGAAATCTGCAGAGAAAAATACGAAATGTTTCACACTGTTTTTCATTTGAGATTCCTGTGGGGATTTAAAGGCGCGGGCGTGAACCGAACAGAAAGGCACAATAAGTTCACGATGTTGTTGACAGCGTACTCTGAAAAGATCGAAAAAGCAGATGATGATGGCACTGCTGTTTGA